From Rubripirellula reticaptiva, the proteins below share one genomic window:
- a CDS encoding sigma-70 family RNA polymerase sigma factor, whose protein sequence is MSDDLEQRLAEGDTTVFGELFTIHRPRLWQIIHFRINDKIRGRVDTDDVVQEVFLDAEKRLRHYIDGDFPSFFLWLRLVTGQTVSNIHRTHLGAESRSVLREASAAVSGLWGKTSLCLSQRFVAHLTSPSQVAVKSELIDEVRQAIENMSEMDQEVLALRHFEELTNQEVAIELSIQPKAASIRYMRALERLRGVLAIID, encoded by the coding sequence ATGTCCGATGACCTCGAACAACGGCTCGCCGAGGGTGACACGACTGTATTCGGGGAACTGTTCACGATTCATCGACCAAGGCTTTGGCAGATCATTCACTTTCGAATCAATGACAAGATTCGTGGACGTGTCGATACGGATGACGTGGTGCAGGAGGTGTTTTTGGATGCCGAAAAGCGACTGAGGCATTACATCGACGGTGACTTTCCGTCATTCTTTTTGTGGTTGCGTCTCGTCACCGGACAGACGGTAAGCAATATTCATCGAACCCATCTTGGAGCCGAATCACGATCCGTGTTGCGTGAGGCCAGTGCCGCTGTATCGGGCCTGTGGGGTAAGACGTCGCTGTGTCTGTCTCAGCGTTTCGTTGCTCATTTGACATCACCCAGCCAAGTCGCCGTAAAAAGTGAACTGATTGATGAAGTGCGACAAGCAATCGAGAACATGAGCGAAATGGATCAGGAAGTACTCGCGCTTCGGCATTTTGAAGAACTGACCAATCAAGAAGTCGCGATCGAATTAAGTATCCAGCCAAAGGCCGCGAGCATTCGTTACATGCGGGCACTGGAACGGTTGCGAGGTGTTTTGGCCATAATCGATTGA